In Candidatus Binatus sp., the DNA window CAGCGCGGAATTGTGGGCGAGTTCGCTTGCGACCTTCCGATGCCCGGCCGCGAAAGCGTTCCAGGTCTTGAGCTTTTGCGTGTCGATATCGCCAGTGTCGGCGGCCTTGAACGTGGTCGTGGTATTTCCGTTGACGACGGTACCCAGCGTTTTTCCTTCCTGCGCGATCGTTGGAGCAGCGAAAGCGATTGGAAGCGCAACTGCGATCAACAGAGTCGATATTCGGTTCATGCTCTCAGCTTAGTGCACCTCGCTTGAAATGCAAAAATTGCGCGCGTGCCGTCAGGAACCTAAACGCGCGATTGGATCGCGGCAAACACCGTTATCGTGGCGCCTGTCACCAGCTATCGACGTTGGGCCGCTTCTTGCCGGTGCGCGGCGCGTTCGGCGGCGTCGAGCGCAGACCCGCAGCGATCCATTTGCGCGAGTCGAACGGATCGATGACGTCATCGATCTCGAAGTGCGTCGCGGTGTTCACCGCTTTCCCGTGGCGATACATCCGCTCCACCATTTCGTCGAACAGTGCTTTGCGCTTTCCGGGTTCCGTAACCGCTGCGAGTTCGTTGCGATAGCCGAGCTTCACCGCTCCCTCCAGCCCCATGCCGCCGAACTCTCCGGTGGGCCACGCGACGGTGAAAAATGGCGCCTTGAAGCTGCCGCCCGCCATCGCCTGCGCGCCCAGTCCGTAGCCCTTGCGCAGCACGATCGTAAAAAACGGCACGCTGATGTTCGCGCCGGTCACGAACATCCGCGCCGCATGCCGCACCAGCGCCGTCTTCTCGACCTCCGGGCCAACCATGATGCCGGGAGTATCGCACAGGAACACCAGCGGAATGTCGAACGCGTCGCAAAGCTGCATGAACCGCGCGGCCTTGTCGGCGCCGTTGCTGTCGATTGCGCCCGCGAGATAAACCGGGTTGTTGGCGATCAGTCCGACCGGACGTCCTTCGATCCTGGTCAACGCCGTCACCATCCCGGGGCCGAACTGCCGACGTAGCTCGAGCACCGATCCGGTATCGGCCAGAGTCTCGATGACCGATCGGACATCGTAGATGCGAAGTCGATTCTCGGGAATGATTGTGCGCAACAAACGCTGGTCGGCGCATTCCCAGCCGCGCACCTCTCCCTGGAAGTACGATAGGTACTTCTTGGCCACTAGCACTGCCTCGGCCTCGTCGGCGACCGGAATGTCCACCACGCCATTAGCCACTTGCACGTCCATCGGTCCTACTTCTTCCGGTCGAAAGATACCCAGTCCGCCGCCTTCGATCATCGCGGGACCACCCATCCCGATGTTAGATCCCTTGGTGGCGATTACTACATCGCAGCATCCGAGCAATGCTGCATTGCCGGCGAAGCACCTGCCCGAGTTGATACCTACCAGCGGCACCAGGCCGCTCAACTTTCCCCAGTAGTTGAACGCCAGGCAGTCGAGTCCCGCCACGCCAAGCCCATCGGTATCGCCGGGACGTCCGCCGCCGCCCTCGGTGAAGAACACCACCGGGATGCGCGACTTCTGCGCGATTTCGAACATCCTGTCTTTCTTGCGATGGTTTTGTGCCCCCTGCGTTCCTGCGAGCACGGTGTAATCGTATGACATGAGGATGCATTGCGCTTTGGATTCCTCGAACAGGTCGCCGTTGACGCGTCCGATTCCGGCGACCATTCCATCGGCCGGCGTGTTCTTGATCAGGTCCTCGACTGTGCGCCGCCGCCGCTGCGCCGCGATCACCAGCGGACCGTACTCGACGAAGGTACCCGGGTCGCACAGGTCGTCGATATTTTCGCGAGTGGTGCGCTGCCCGGTCTTGCGGCGGCGCGCGACCGCGTCGGGCCGCGCGGCGTCGAGTCCAAGCGCATGACGCTCGACCACTTCCGCAAGATCGGGGCGCACGCGATCCAGGTCCACCTCTTCCGCCGCGGCGCGATCCGTCGTTTCGACTTGGGCCTCCTCGATAAAAGCAAGTGGATGTCCTTCGAAGATTGCGTCGCCCTTGGCCACCGTGATGCGCCGCACGATCCCGCTCTTATCTGCCCCGATGACGTGCTCCATTTTCATCGCTTCCATGACGAACAGTTGCTGGCCGCGATGTACCCGGTCGCCTTCGCTGACATCGACGGAAACGATCGTGCCCTGCATCGGAGCCTCGATCGCGACCGTGTTCTCAGGCCCCTTGATCTCGTGCGTTTGTGATGTCACGGCGGTGGTGGAAGCCGCCAATGGCGACGGCGCGATGCTCCCGGATTTGCCATGATGGAGCACTGCCAGCGGATCGCTCGCGTCGATCTTTGCTCCTGCGCGCCGTGCGCCGGCATGCTCGGCGCCCGCTGTGGGAGCCGGCGCTTTATGCTCGAAGAACAGCCGCTGATGCCCGGATTCTGCACCGCCAACCAGCGCCGCGATATTGTCCTCGACGAAGCGCGTGTAAACACGATTCGCGATGAACTCGGGATGCTGCAACAAACTCTGCAGGAATCCAATGTTGGTCGGCACACCCTCGATTCTGAATTCGCAGAGAGCGCGATATGTTTTCGCCACCACGTCGGCGAAATCCGCCGAGTGCGAATGCGCAATGAGTTTGGCGAGCAGCGAATCGAAGTTCGGGCTCGTCGTGTATCCCGCGTAGGCGAACGAATCGGTCCGCACGCGCGGTCCCGACGGCGCCTCGAACGCGGTGATCGTCCCGCCCGCCGGTTTCGCGCTGCCATCGGCGCGCATCGATTCCATGTTGATTCGCACCTGCATCGCGAACCCGCGCGGTTTGGGAATGTCCGCTTGTTGCATCCCCAGCTCAGCGAGCGAGCGGCCTGCCGCCAGTTGAATTTGCAGCTTGACCAGATCGATGCCCGTCACCTCTTCGGTGACGGTGTGCTCGACTTGGAGCCGCGGGTTGGCCTCGATGAACGCAAAGCTCGCCTCGTCATTCTTCGCGGATGCGTCGCTATTGACCAGAAACTCGAACGTGCCGAGGTTGTCGTAACGCACCTCCTTGGCCATCCGCACCGCGGCCGCCGTCAGCCGATCGCGCAGCGCCGGCTCCAGTCCCGGGCTCGGCGCTATCTCCACGATCTTCTGATTGCGGCGCTGGATGCTGCATTCGCGTTCCCAGAGGTGGCTGACGTTGCCCGATCCATCCCCGATGATCTGCACTTCTATATGACGCGCGCGCGGCATCAACTGCTCGACGTATACGTCGCCGTTGCCGAATGACGCGCGCGCCTCGGACTGACAGCGTTTGTATGCTTTCTCGATTTCATCGATGCGCGAGACGGCGCGCATGCCGCGGCCGCCGCCGCCTGCCACCGCTTTGATCATCATCGAAGCGCCGTCGCCCAACGACGAAAAAAAGCGCCGCGCTTCATCGAGGCTCGTCGGCCCCGAGGTGCCGCGCAGGATTGGCACGCCGCATCGCTCGGCCAGCCGCCGCGCCTGCACCTTGTCGCCGAAAAGTTCCAGTATCTCGGCTCGCGGTCCCACGAACGTGATGCCCTCGGTTGCGCATCGCCGCGCAAAGCCGGCGTTCTCGCTGAGAAAGCCGTAGCCGGGATGGATCGCATCGCAGCCCGCCTCTTTGGCGAGCGCGATAATCTGTTCTCCATCGAGGTACGCGGCCGCGCCCGCGCCGCTTAGACGAAGCGCCTCGTCGGCCTTTCGCGTGTGCAGCGACGCGGAATCGTCGTCCGGGAAAACGGTCACGGTGCGGATGCCCATCTCGGCGGCCGCACGGATGATGCGAATTGCGATCTCACCGCGGTTGGCGATCAGAAGACTGTTCGGAGTCATATTTCTCTCGTCTCTTTTTCGGTACGCTCAATCCTTCGCCTGAATCTGTATCTAAAGCATGATGAGCCGGCCGCGCGAAAGCGCCCCGCAACCGATCGATAGGTTCATCGCCCCGCTCTTGCGGCGAATCGGTGCGCAACCTATGTACAGTGTCATCGCGCGGGGCGGGCAAGCATGAAGATTCACAAATCCGCGTTGGCGGCGTTGATCGCAGCACTGTGCTGCGGCGCCGCGGCCAGCGTGGCCTTCGCCGCCGGCTCTCCCGCGGCGACTCCGACGCCCAACGCGGCCCCACCTGCCAGCGCCGCCGCAGCTCAAGGCCCGGGTGATCTCGGCGCTCTGATCGCCGCAGGCACACTGCCAGACTTGCGCTGGCCCAAATTCACTGACTATCGCGACGATGCAAAAAAATTCTACGACTCGGGTGGCAATTCGCTGGGCTGGATCCAAAACGGCAACGCCAGCCCTCAAGCCCTCTCGATGATACTGCTCTTTCAGAATGCTTCTTCGAAGGGCCTCAACCCCGACGACTACGATGCATCGCGATGGGACGCGCGATTGGCCAAGCTCCAACCGTCGGTGCCGAAAGCATCCGACACCGACCTTGCACATATCGATCTGGCGCTGACGGTCTGCGCGATGCGCTACATTTCCGCCCTGCATGTCGGAAGGATCAACCCGCAACACTTCAAGTTCGGCCTGGTCGTTGGACCCGCACAGTATGACTTGGCCGAATTGCTTAGGACGCAAGTTCTTCCGGCGCTGGATGTTCCCGCGGTGATCGCGAAAGTCGAACCGAATTATGATGGTTATCGGCGGGCCGAAGATGCGCTCCTCACCTATTTGAAGATGGCGAGCGCGGGCGATGCTCCGCTCGTGCCTGTACCGCAAAAGGGCGTGCGCCCCGGAAATTCCTTCGCGTCGATGGCTGAGCTGGCCGCGCGATTGCGTCAGCTCGGCGACCTTCCATCCAATGCCGGCGTGCCCGCCGACTCGACTGTTTACAACGGCGCCGTCGTCGGCGCCGTGAAACATTTCCAAGGTCGCCATGGCCTCGATATCGACGGTGTGTTGGGTAAAGGCACGGTGACCCAATTGAACGTGCCGCTCAAAACCCGCGTGCGACAGCTCCAACTCACGCTGGAACGATATCGCTGGATACCGCCGGACTTCCCCGAGCCGCCAATCGTCGTCAACATCCCCGAATTTCGGCTGCGTACGATGCGCCGTCAGCCGGCCAACTTCCTGACGATGAAAGTAGTCGTCGGCAGGGCGATGCGGACGCAGACGCCCGTGTTCGCGGAGGACATGAAGTATGTAATCTTCCGCCCATATTGGCTTGTTCCGCTGTCGATCCAGCGCAACGAGCTGGCGCCAAAGACTCGCCGCGATCCCGATTATCTGGCAGATCATGGATTCGAAGTAGTTGATGGAAGCGGCGACGTTGTCCCTTCATCGCCGGCGTCGGACGAGGTCATCAGCGGACTTCGTTCCGGCGCACTGAGCGCTCGACAACTGCCTGGACCCAAGAATGCACTCGGCCTGGTCAAGTTCATATTCCCCAATCAATACAATGTGTACATGCACGGCACGCCGGAGCAGGAACTGTTCGCGCGTTCTCGCCGCGACTTCAGTCACGGATGCATCCGGGTCGAAGATCCGGTCGCTCTGGCGGCGTGGGTGCTGCGCGACAAACCCGAGTGGACGGTGGACAAAATTCGCGCCACGATGAACGGCGATACCACCATACAAGTGAATCTCGACAAGCCTATTCCGGTACTAATTCTCTATAGTACGGCGGTAGTAGAGCCGGATGGCGAAGTCCGCTTCTTCGATGACATATATGGCTATGATGCGTCGCTGGCCAGGGCGCTCGCGAATGGCTATCCATATCCGGGCTGATTAGCCACTCCAATAGTCAGTCGCAAATATACATTTCAGGCTGCGTCAGCTCGAACGCAGGGGAGTGTCGCGCATGAAGCGGACGGTTTCGGCCAAATCGCGGATGCCGGCGTCCGAGCCCAGGCCTTGCGCCACCAGAGCTGCCGCGGCATTGCCCAGCTTCATGCATTCCGACGGCGGCCAACCCAGCCGGATCGCGCGAATGAAGCCGGCGCAATACGCGTCGCCGCATCCCGACGTATCGACTACCGCAATATCGTGCGCCGCCAGATGCAGCTTCTCGCGCGCGGTCGTCAGCAGGCTGCCGCCGCCGCCCATCGTGAGCACAACTCCGCGCACGCCGAGGCCGAGCAGGTGCCGGGCTGCCTCTTCGGGTGCGTGTGATCCCGTGAGCTTGCAAGCTTGATCGGCGTTGGGCATGAACCAATCAACGAATGGCAGGCACGGCTTCAGGATGGCGAGGAGCTTGGGCGAGCCTTCGCTCAGGATGTCCATGCTGGTGGTCGCGCCGCTGTCGCGTGCGCGCCGGAGTATCTGCGCGGCTCCATCGCGCCCGAGTCCGCGCATCGAATCGCTGCCGCCGAGATGCAGATGCGCCGCGCTCTCGATCAACGGCCATGGTACGTCGTCGATCGCAAAGCAGGCGTTGGCTCCGATCGCATGAAGCGCAGGCCGATCGCCGTTTGGCCTTATCGGCAGGATGCTGGCCGAGGTCTGGACGGCGGGCTTGCGAATAACGTGGCTGGTATCGACGCCGAAGCCGTTCAACGCGCGGATAAGCACGTCTCCCAAGGCATCGTCGCCGACGGCGCCCACCGTCGCAACTGAGAGTCCCAATTTCGCCAAGCCAACTGCCGTGGCCGCCGCAGACCCAGCCGGTGCGAGCCGAATCTCGTCGAGCAACACGCTGCCTTGCCCCTCGGGGATATGAGTCACGTAGCGGCCGAGGATGTCGAGGATGTGTGCGCCGAGCGTCACCGCTGGGCCGCTCATCAGTGACTCGGCTCCGCTTCGGGGACGACTTTCATCCGCGTGACGTGGCGTTCCTGCTTGCGCGCGATTTCGCGATCCTGGCGCGCGATCATCGCGGAGTGAAGCTGCGCGACGGTCTTTTCAGGGAGAACGGTCACCGGCTTGCCGGTCGCCAGCGCTTGCATATAGATGGTGGCGGACTTCTCGAGCAACTCCACAAAAGTGAAAGTCTCGTCGAGATCGGCGCCGATGCAAAGCGCGCCGTGATTCTGAATTATGTAGCAATGGCATCGATTGGCGAGCTTGCGCGCGACGTTGTCGTGCAGTTCGCGCGAGCCTGACAGGGCGTAGGGCACGATGTCGACGGTATTGCCAATCGCCAGCGTGACTTCGTCGAACAGCGGCGGGATCGGCTGGTTCAGCACGCTGAGTGCGCTCGCGAACGCCTGATGGGTATGAATGACGGCGCTCACGTCCGCGCGCACTTTGTATGTCGCTACGTGCATCGGAGTTTCGATCGACGGTTTGCGCGCGCCCTCGATTCGAGCGAGGTCGAAGTCCACGACGCAGACGTCCTCGACCGTCATCACGTCGTACCGCAGGTGCGACGGCGTGACGACGACGGCGTCACCGCCATCGACGAGCATCGAGACGTTGCCCCCGCTGCCGGACTTCGATCCGAAGTAACCGTCGGCGGACAGCCGCTGGCTGATGCGCAGGACTCGCCGCTTATAGTCGTCGTAGTGTCCCATTTCAGAAAAACGCCGTCCCTGGGGTATCGCTCGAATTTCAGGATACCGCGAAGGTGACAGTTCTTAATACATTATAAGATGTCTTCGATGCGCGCGCCTCACAGCTTGACCGAGTTAACCACCTGGATTTCCGTAAAGCCGAGCAGACCCCAGGGGCCGTTCTCCACGCCAATCCCGGACCACTTGGCTCCGCCGAACGGAAGATTCGGTGCGATCGCAACATGCTGATTGACCCAGGCCGAACCGCACTCCAGTTGCGACGCCACCTCAGCGCCGCGCGCCGAATCGTTGGACCATACCGAACCGCTCAGCCCGTAATGGGTCGCGTTCGCACGGCGGACCGCATCGTCGACATCCTTGTAGGGAATGACCGGAAGCGCGGGGCCGAACTGTTCTTCATCGACGAGCCGCACGCCATCGGAAATGTTTCCGACGATCGTGGGGGCGAAGAAGTAACCTTCCTTGCCCACGCGCGCGCCGCCGGAGACAATCTTGGCGCCGTGCTTCCTGGCGTCCTCGACCAGCTCAGTCACCCGCTCGAACTGGGGCTTGTTGTTGATTGGACCGAGCTGGGTCCCGGCCTCGAGCCCGTTTCCCACCTTGACCCCGCGCGCGAGCTCGCCAAGCTTCTCGAGCAACGCGGCGTACATCTTTTCTGGAACGTACACCCGCTTGATCGCGCTGC includes these proteins:
- a CDS encoding carboxyl transferase domain-containing protein; protein product: MTPNSLLIANRGEIAIRIIRAAAEMGIRTVTVFPDDDSASLHTRKADEALRLSGAGAAAYLDGEQIIALAKEAGCDAIHPGYGFLSENAGFARRCATEGITFVGPRAEILELFGDKVQARRLAERCGVPILRGTSGPTSLDEARRFFSSLGDGASMMIKAVAGGGGRGMRAVSRIDEIEKAYKRCQSEARASFGNGDVYVEQLMPRARHIEVQIIGDGSGNVSHLWERECSIQRRNQKIVEIAPSPGLEPALRDRLTAAAVRMAKEVRYDNLGTFEFLVNSDASAKNDEASFAFIEANPRLQVEHTVTEEVTGIDLVKLQIQLAAGRSLAELGMQQADIPKPRGFAMQVRINMESMRADGSAKPAGGTITAFEAPSGPRVRTDSFAYAGYTTSPNFDSLLAKLIAHSHSADFADVVAKTYRALCEFRIEGVPTNIGFLQSLLQHPEFIANRVYTRFVEDNIAALVGGAESGHQRLFFEHKAPAPTAGAEHAGARRAGAKIDASDPLAVLHHGKSGSIAPSPLAASTTAVTSQTHEIKGPENTVAIEAPMQGTIVSVDVSEGDRVHRGQQLFVMEAMKMEHVIGADKSGIVRRITVAKGDAIFEGHPLAFIEEAQVETTDRAAAEEVDLDRVRPDLAEVVERHALGLDAARPDAVARRRKTGQRTTRENIDDLCDPGTFVEYGPLVIAAQRRRRTVEDLIKNTPADGMVAGIGRVNGDLFEESKAQCILMSYDYTVLAGTQGAQNHRKKDRMFEIAQKSRIPVVFFTEGGGGRPGDTDGLGVAGLDCLAFNYWGKLSGLVPLVGINSGRCFAGNAALLGCCDVVIATKGSNIGMGGPAMIEGGGLGIFRPEEVGPMDVQVANGVVDIPVADEAEAVLVAKKYLSYFQGEVRGWECADQRLLRTIIPENRLRIYDVRSVIETLADTGSVLELRRQFGPGMVTALTRIEGRPVGLIANNPVYLAGAIDSNGADKAARFMQLCDAFDIPLVFLCDTPGIMVGPEVEKTALVRHAARMFVTGANISVPFFTIVLRKGYGLGAQAMAGGSFKAPFFTVAWPTGEFGGMGLEGAVKLGYRNELAAVTEPGKRKALFDEMVERMYRHGKAVNTATHFEIDDVIDPFDSRKWIAAGLRSTPPNAPRTGKKRPNVDSW
- a CDS encoding L,D-transpeptidase family protein, encoding MKIHKSALAALIAALCCGAAASVAFAAGSPAATPTPNAAPPASAAAAQGPGDLGALIAAGTLPDLRWPKFTDYRDDAKKFYDSGGNSLGWIQNGNASPQALSMILLFQNASSKGLNPDDYDASRWDARLAKLQPSVPKASDTDLAHIDLALTVCAMRYISALHVGRINPQHFKFGLVVGPAQYDLAELLRTQVLPALDVPAVIAKVEPNYDGYRRAEDALLTYLKMASAGDAPLVPVPQKGVRPGNSFASMAELAARLRQLGDLPSNAGVPADSTVYNGAVVGAVKHFQGRHGLDIDGVLGKGTVTQLNVPLKTRVRQLQLTLERYRWIPPDFPEPPIVVNIPEFRLRTMRRQPANFLTMKVVVGRAMRTQTPVFAEDMKYVIFRPYWLVPLSIQRNELAPKTRRDPDYLADHGFEVVDGSGDVVPSSPASDEVISGLRSGALSARQLPGPKNALGLVKFIFPNQYNVYMHGTPEQELFARSRRDFSHGCIRVEDPVALAAWVLRDKPEWTVDKIRATMNGDTTIQVNLDKPIPVLILYSTAVVEPDGEVRFFDDIYGYDASLARALANGYPYPG
- a CDS encoding sugar kinase, which translates into the protein MSGPAVTLGAHILDILGRYVTHIPEGQGSVLLDEIRLAPAGSAAATAVGLAKLGLSVATVGAVGDDALGDVLIRALNGFGVDTSHVIRKPAVQTSASILPIRPNGDRPALHAIGANACFAIDDVPWPLIESAAHLHLGGSDSMRGLGRDGAAQILRRARDSGATTSMDILSEGSPKLLAILKPCLPFVDWFMPNADQACKLTGSHAPEEAARHLLGLGVRGVVLTMGGGGSLLTTAREKLHLAAHDIAVVDTSGCGDAYCAGFIRAIRLGWPPSECMKLGNAAAALVAQGLGSDAGIRDLAETVRFMRDTPLRSS
- a CDS encoding class II aldolase/adducin family protein, whose translation is MGHYDDYKRRVLRISQRLSADGYFGSKSGSGGNVSMLVDGGDAVVVTPSHLRYDVMTVEDVCVVDFDLARIEGARKPSIETPMHVATYKVRADVSAVIHTHQAFASALSVLNQPIPPLFDEVTLAIGNTVDIVPYALSGSRELHDNVARKLANRCHCYIIQNHGALCIGADLDETFTFVELLEKSATIYMQALATGKPVTVLPEKTVAQLHSAMIARQDREIARKQERHVTRMKVVPEAEPSH